One Nitrosopumilus piranensis genomic region harbors:
- the tatC gene encoding twin-arginine translocase subunit TatC has product MSELDGINQHFEELRKRLLRIVLVIGIITAFILTFHAEPIQVGQTTLYYPTPEPLNNIAAQITNHMKINLVPEDVQLIQTAPGQAFFAQVYIAALVGIVVSMPIIIKELVGFIKPALKENEINVSRSITIPALGLFITGCAFSYNLVIPYILDFLYRYGESAGLVTFLNVIEFVTFVLQFLLAFGFSFQLPLVMYAISASGMVDTDFWRKNIRYAIVIIVIFGAIITPDGSGVTMWFIAGPMIALYATGMVLIERKERKKLNT; this is encoded by the coding sequence ATGTCAGAGCTTGATGGTATCAATCAGCATTTTGAGGAACTAAGAAAGAGATTACTTCGAATTGTACTAGTAATTGGAATAATTACTGCATTCATTTTGACATTTCATGCCGAACCAATCCAAGTAGGTCAAACCACATTATACTATCCAACACCTGAACCATTAAACAACATCGCAGCACAAATTACGAATCATATGAAAATTAATCTAGTACCAGAAGATGTACAGTTAATTCAAACTGCTCCAGGTCAAGCATTCTTTGCACAAGTGTACATTGCAGCACTAGTAGGAATTGTTGTTAGCATGCCAATAATCATCAAAGAGTTAGTTGGATTCATCAAACCAGCTCTAAAAGAAAATGAAATTAATGTTAGTAGAAGTATCACCATTCCCGCATTAGGGTTGTTCATTACAGGATGTGCATTTTCATACAACTTAGTAATTCCATACATTTTAGATTTCTTATACCGATATGGGGAATCTGCAGGACTAGTTACATTTCTCAATGTAATAGAATTTGTAACTTTTGTATTACAATTTTTATTGGCATTTGGATTCTCATTTCAACTTCCTCTAGTAATGTATGCAATTTCTGCATCAGGGATGGTCGATACAGATTTTTGGCGTAAAAACATTAGATATGCAATTGTCATAATTGTGATCTTTGGTGCAATTATTACTCCAGATGGAAGTGGTGTTACTATGTGGTTTATTGCAGGACCCATGATAGCACTGTATGCTACAGGCATGGTACTCATTGAACGCAAAGAACGTAAAAAGTTGAACACTTAA
- a CDS encoding Sec-independent protein translocase subunit TatA/TatB, which produces MFGMNLANFIAGQEWIFIIVIAVVLIFGAKKIPELAKTFGKAKGEFEKGKIEGEKELKDFKDKEAKSD; this is translated from the coding sequence ATGTTTGGAATGAATTTAGCCAATTTCATTGCAGGTCAAGAATGGATATTCATCATAGTTATAGCAGTAGTATTGATTTTTGGTGCTAAAAAAATTCCAGAACTTGCAAAAACCTTCGGTAAAGCCAAAGGAGAATTTGAAAAAGGCAAGATTGAAGGTGAAAAAGAGCTTAAAGACTTCAAAGATAAAGAAGCAAAATCAGACTAG